In the genome of Candidatus Zixiibacteriota bacterium, one region contains:
- a CDS encoding winged helix-turn-helix domain-containing protein has translation MQTKVGETAGKIWEALAERGEVSISRVPNIVSEKLVITYQALGWLAREGKIKYSCKGNGTYVSLP, from the coding sequence ATGCAAACAAAAGTCGGAGAAACCGCCGGCAAGATCTGGGAAGCTCTGGCCGAACGAGGCGAAGTGAGCATCTCTCGCGTTCCCAATATCGTTAGCGAGAAACTGGTGATCACCTATCAGGCTCTGGGCTGGCTGGCCCGTGAGGGCAAGATCAAGTATTCATGTAAGGGCAACGGGACATACGTGTCACTACCCTGA